The Tissierella sp. genome segment AATAGGATATGTTCTCTTGTTTGTGGCATTGGACCATCAGCTGCTGATACTACTAAGATTGCTCCGTCCATTTGTGCTGCTCCTGTGATCATGTTCTTTACATAGTCAGCATGGCCTGGGCAGTCCACGTGTGCATAGTGACGGTTTGCTGTTTCGTATTCTACGTGAGATGTGGATATTGTGATTCCTCTT includes the following:
- a CDS encoding GTP-binding protein, translating into MGKAKFERTKPHVNIGTIGHVDHGKTTLTAAITMVLNKRFGTGEFIDYAHIDKAPEERERGITISTSHVEYETANRHYAHVDCPGHADYVKNMITGAAQMDGAILVVSAADGPMPQTREHIL